One window of Desulfobacca acetoxidans DSM 11109 genomic DNA carries:
- the cimA gene encoding citramalate synthase — translation MRRVKIYDTTLRDGTQAEYFSLSLADKIRIAEKLSQIGIHYIEGGWPGANPRDRDFFGEIRNYNLDSSLIAAFGSTHHKDRPPESDPVFQELLISQAPVVTIFGKSWNLHVKEVLRTTLERNLEIITHSLRYLKPHVQELFYDAEHFFDGFQADPEYALKTLEAALAGGADCLVLCETNGGALTSKVVEIIKAVQARFPEAPLGIHAHNDGEMGVANSLAAVELGVSQVQGTVNGFGERCGNANLCSIIPGIRLKLGLDCVSDDNLRRMSELSRFVYEIANISPNRYQPYVGRSAFAHKGGVHAAAVKLNPRAYEHIRPELVGNFRNFPVSDLSGKSNIFLLAQTLGLKPADHDAAVQAAAEKIRELTQNRHQLKEADILQTILSKVKELESQGYQFEEADGSLKLLVFASLGKGKDYFRMLSYRIVDQKVGDIEAPVPEATLRVRVGLNEVHTAALGTGPVDALYNALLKALIRFYPRLVEMRLEDYKVRVLPGATGSTAAKVRVFIESRDAHDRWGSVGVSHDIIEASWLALVDSINYKLYKDEHPSLGVAS, via the coding sequence ATGCGGCGGGTAAAAATCTACGACACGACGTTGCGGGATGGCACTCAGGCTGAATACTTTAGCTTATCCTTGGCGGATAAAATCCGCATTGCCGAAAAGCTTTCTCAGATAGGCATTCATTATATTGAAGGCGGCTGGCCGGGGGCCAATCCGAGGGATCGAGATTTTTTTGGCGAGATCCGCAACTACAATTTGGATAGCAGCCTGATCGCCGCCTTTGGTAGTACGCACCACAAAGACCGGCCGCCAGAGTCTGATCCGGTCTTTCAGGAGCTGCTCATCAGCCAGGCGCCGGTAGTCACCATCTTTGGCAAGTCATGGAATCTACATGTTAAAGAGGTGTTGCGAACTACCTTGGAACGTAACCTGGAGATCATTACCCATTCTCTGCGGTATCTCAAGCCCCATGTGCAGGAGCTATTTTATGATGCCGAACATTTTTTTGACGGGTTTCAGGCTGATCCTGAGTATGCCCTCAAGACTTTGGAAGCCGCTCTGGCCGGCGGCGCCGACTGCCTGGTGTTGTGCGAAACCAATGGCGGCGCCCTGACCTCAAAGGTAGTGGAAATAATCAAAGCGGTGCAAGCCCGGTTTCCCGAGGCGCCTTTGGGCATCCATGCCCACAACGACGGCGAGATGGGAGTGGCCAACAGCCTGGCCGCAGTGGAATTGGGGGTCAGTCAGGTGCAGGGGACAGTAAACGGCTTCGGCGAACGCTGTGGCAATGCCAATCTTTGCTCCATCATCCCCGGCATCCGGTTAAAACTGGGTCTGGACTGTGTCAGCGACGACAATCTCAGGCGGATGTCGGAATTGTCCCGGTTTGTTTACGAAATCGCCAATATTAGTCCGAACCGTTATCAGCCCTATGTCGGGCGCAGCGCCTTTGCCCACAAAGGCGGCGTGCACGCCGCCGCCGTCAAGCTTAATCCGAGGGCCTATGAACATATCCGGCCCGAGCTGGTGGGCAACTTCCGCAATTTTCCGGTGTCGGACCTGTCCGGCAAGAGTAATATCTTTCTCCTGGCCCAGACCCTGGGGCTGAAACCGGCGGATCACGATGCCGCTGTGCAGGCGGCAGCCGAAAAGATCAGAGAACTCACCCAAAATCGGCATCAGCTTAAAGAAGCAGACATCTTGCAGACTATTCTCAGCAAGGTGAAAGAATTGGAATCTCAAGGCTACCAGTTTGAGGAGGCCGACGGTTCCCTGAAGTTGCTGGTCTTCGCCTCGCTGGGAAAGGGGAAAGATTATTTTCGGATGTTAAGTTACCGGATCGTCGACCAAAAAGTAGGGGATATTGAGGCGCCGGTTCCGGAAGCGACGTTACGGGTGCGTGTGGGTTTGAATGAGGTACATACTGCCGCCCTGGGAACCGGTCCGGTCGATGCATTGTACAACGCCCTGCTTAAAGCCCTTATCAGGTTCTACCCCCGACTGGTAGAGATGCGGTTGGAAGATTATAAAGTTCGGGTCCTGCCCGGTGCTACCGGAAGCACTGCTGCCAAGGTGCGGGTATTCATCGAATCGCGGGATGCCCACGACCGTTGGGGCAGCGTTGGCGTTTCCCATGATATCATCGAGGCATCCTGGCTGGCCCTGGTAGACAGTATCAACTACAAGCTCTACAAGGATGAGCATCCCAGTTTAGGGGTGGCCTCTTAG
- a CDS encoding aspartate kinase, with protein sequence MPLIVQKYGGTSVGSPDRIANVANRVVKEWRQGKKMVVVLSAMSGETDRLIKLGKELAEFPDPRELDVLMATGEQVTVSLFSIYLKSQGIPATSLLSHQARIYTDRAYGRARIIGIDTARIREELKKGRIVTVAGFQGVDEVGNITTLGRGGSDTTAVAIAAALKADLCEIYTDVEGVFTTDPRICPKARKLDKISYDEMLEMASLGAKVLEIRSVGFAKRYNVRLAVRSSFSDHPGTLVTTEDEDMENILVSGVAYSKNDARVTITRLPDRPGIASRLFNKIAESNIVVDMIIQNTSIDGMADITFTVPKGDLRKTLEIIQPLIDELGGGHISSDENIAKVSIVGVGMRNNAGVAAKMFSSLARENINIMMISTSEIKVSCIIEDKYTELAVRTLHDAFGLEQSRPRGELT encoded by the coding sequence ATGCCATTAATTGTACAGAAATATGGCGGGACATCGGTGGGCAGCCCGGATCGTATCGCCAATGTGGCCAATAGGGTGGTGAAGGAGTGGCGCCAGGGGAAGAAAATGGTGGTGGTGCTCTCCGCTATGTCCGGCGAGACTGACCGTTTAATTAAATTGGGCAAAGAACTGGCCGAATTTCCCGACCCGCGGGAACTGGACGTGCTGATGGCCACCGGCGAACAGGTGACGGTGTCGCTCTTTTCCATATACCTTAAATCCCAGGGTATTCCTGCTACTTCTCTGCTCTCGCACCAGGCTCGGATCTACACTGACAGGGCCTATGGACGGGCGCGCATTATCGGCATTGATACGGCCCGTATCCGTGAGGAGTTGAAAAAGGGACGGATTGTGACGGTGGCCGGATTCCAAGGAGTGGATGAAGTAGGCAATATCACTACCCTGGGCCGGGGCGGCTCTGACACCACGGCGGTAGCCATTGCTGCGGCCTTGAAGGCAGACCTGTGTGAGATCTATACCGATGTAGAGGGGGTTTTTACCACCGACCCCCGGATCTGCCCCAAGGCTCGTAAATTAGACAAGATATCGTATGATGAGATGTTAGAAATGGCGTCCCTGGGGGCCAAGGTCCTGGAAATCCGCTCCGTGGGTTTTGCCAAACGCTATAATGTCAGATTGGCGGTGCGTTCGAGTTTTTCTGACCATCCGGGAACCTTGGTAACAACGGAGGATGAAGATATGGAAAATATTCTGGTGTCGGGAGTGGCGTATAGCAAAAACGACGCCCGCGTAACCATCACCCGCCTGCCGGATAGACCGGGTATCGCTTCCCGGTTGTTCAATAAGATTGCTGAGTCTAATATCGTCGTGGATATGATTATTCAAAACACCAGCATCGACGGGATGGCGGATATCACCTTCACTGTCCCTAAAGGGGATCTGCGTAAGACCCTGGAAATTATTCAACCGCTCATCGATGAATTGGGTGGCGGCCATATCTCCAGCGATGAAAACATTGCCAAGGTCTCTATCGTCGGAGTGGGGATGCGTAATAACGCCGGGGTGGCGGCCAAGATGTTCTCTTCTTTGGCTCGGGAGAATATCAATATTATGATGATCAGCACTTCGGAGATCAAAGTATCCTGCATAATCGAGGATAAGTACACCGAGCTGGCGGTGAGAACCCTTCATGATGCTTTTGGTCTGGAACAGTCCCGCCCTCGAGGCGAATTGACCTAG
- the radC gene encoding RadC family protein, with amino-acid sequence MKSGKPTPPHYHGHRDRLRARFLQAGAESLQDYELLELLLTYAIPRADVKEWAKGLLSHFGSFAEVLDASHQELVKVKGLGEYSATLIRLVKACAEYYLKEQAIKRRSIPSLPVLIDYCRTSMGGLKDEQFRVIFLNSQNEVIAEETIQEGTVDQTVVYPRKVLEAALKHKATGLILVHNHPSGRLTPSTADRELTRAIIQAAQPLAITVHDHLIISKQGHYSMAEHHLI; translated from the coding sequence ATGAAGTCGGGAAAGCCCACGCCACCCCACTATCACGGCCATCGAGATCGTCTGCGGGCCCGCTTTCTCCAAGCGGGGGCTGAAAGCCTACAGGATTACGAACTTCTGGAATTGCTGTTAACTTACGCCATTCCTCGCGCCGACGTCAAGGAATGGGCCAAGGGCTTGTTGTCTCATTTCGGCTCATTCGCCGAGGTCTTGGACGCTTCCCATCAGGAGTTGGTGAAGGTTAAAGGTCTAGGAGAGTATTCGGCCACCTTGATCAGATTAGTTAAGGCCTGCGCCGAATATTATCTGAAAGAGCAGGCCATTAAACGTCGGAGCATCCCTTCGCTGCCAGTTCTGATAGACTACTGTCGCACCTCTATGGGAGGATTGAAAGACGAGCAGTTCCGGGTGATTTTCCTGAATTCGCAAAATGAAGTGATCGCCGAGGAAACAATTCAGGAGGGCACTGTAGACCAGACGGTTGTCTATCCCCGCAAGGTCCTGGAGGCCGCCTTGAAACACAAAGCCACAGGATTGATCCTGGTGCACAACCACCCGAGCGGTCGACTTACCCCTTCCACTGCTGACCGGGAACTGACCCGGGCCATCATTCAAGCAGCGCAACCACTGGCCATTACTGTCCATGACCACCTCATCATCAGCAAACAGGGGCATTATAGCATGGCCGAGCATCACTTGATTTGA
- a CDS encoding tetratricopeptide repeat protein: MAKKEFPQRSPGLGLKTFWVLLIILWAGGGFASQESEILLARGNKYYLDGSYEQAKSELRQAASIEPANPEIRMLLGLAYFASQEYPQAEAELKEAIRLDPEVAQSWLYLGAALFHQGKYSQAERHLQEAQRLAPQDGLVRYYLSLTARRQNRPDEAMIHFNAASTLAPEYRGPFRLYEQDLTGPGRGIARKTFSLSFYTGMEYDDNFKILPDQVTLPYGGPYPGHKGSWRTPIVLEANFAPLRRENWEAGLNYFFYSGNNYTIDNFNFLDNRADIYLKYSIGPFTLQPWYGIDLAHKALERYSFFNNAGLNLTWEQNSFMSADLVYQFQDRSFRYPTAPVYDRSGYVNQIGLFQTFLFGRTAAWRIGGVYARELTEGVNWDNKSYGIITDASLNLPYRFNLWTLFEYSRYNFDNVDTFSNVRQNQNYYQISLQLRRPLTDYLDLIAGYTHVSQQSNIPDFAYDRNIYQLLVNMRY; this comes from the coding sequence ATGGCGAAAAAGGAGTTTCCCCAAAGGTCACCCGGATTAGGTCTGAAGACTTTTTGGGTCTTGCTGATCATACTGTGGGCCGGCGGCGGCTTTGCCTCCCAGGAATCAGAAATCCTTTTGGCTCGGGGGAATAAATATTATTTAGACGGTAGTTATGAGCAGGCCAAGAGTGAGTTACGCCAGGCTGCCAGTATTGAACCGGCCAATCCAGAGATCCGGATGTTATTGGGATTGGCATATTTCGCCTCTCAAGAATATCCCCAGGCCGAAGCAGAGCTGAAAGAGGCTATCAGACTTGATCCGGAGGTCGCGCAGAGTTGGTTATATCTGGGGGCCGCCTTGTTCCATCAGGGGAAGTATTCCCAAGCCGAACGCCATCTTCAGGAGGCTCAGAGACTGGCCCCCCAAGATGGGCTGGTCCGGTATTATCTCAGTCTTACGGCCCGTCGCCAGAACCGGCCGGATGAGGCTATGATCCACTTCAATGCCGCATCTACACTGGCGCCGGAGTATCGAGGACCTTTTCGACTCTATGAACAGGATCTCACCGGTCCTGGGCGAGGTATTGCCAGAAAAACCTTCAGTCTAAGTTTTTACACCGGTATGGAGTATGACGATAACTTTAAAATCCTGCCAGATCAGGTAACCCTGCCCTACGGCGGCCCTTATCCCGGCCACAAAGGTTCCTGGCGCACCCCTATTGTCCTGGAGGCAAATTTCGCCCCACTGAGACGGGAGAATTGGGAAGCAGGATTGAACTATTTCTTCTATAGCGGCAATAACTACACCATCGATAACTTCAATTTCCTTGATAACCGGGCTGACATTTATCTGAAATATTCAATCGGACCATTTACCCTACAGCCCTGGTATGGCATTGATCTGGCCCACAAGGCCCTGGAGCGCTATTCCTTTTTCAATAACGCCGGCTTAAACCTCACCTGGGAGCAGAACTCTTTTATGAGTGCTGATCTGGTATACCAGTTTCAGGACCGCAGCTTCCGTTATCCCACGGCGCCAGTTTATGACCGGAGTGGTTATGTAAATCAGATCGGACTTTTCCAAACCTTCCTTTTTGGCCGGACTGCCGCCTGGAGAATCGGCGGCGTCTATGCCCGAGAATTAACCGAAGGGGTCAATTGGGATAATAAAAGTTACGGGATCATCACCGACGCGAGCCTTAATCTGCCCTATCGCTTTAATCTTTGGACTCTCTTTGAATATAGCCGGTATAATTTCGATAACGTGGATACCTTTAGTAACGTTCGGCAGAATCAAAATTATTATCAGATAAGTCTGCAACTGCGGCGACCGCTGACTGATTACCTGGATCTGATCGCTGGCTACACACATGTCTCCCAACAATCCAATATCCCGGATTTCGCTTACGACCGCAATATTTATCAACTGCTGGTCAACATGAGATACTAG
- a CDS encoding FecR family protein — MQFQKAKSISIVSVILLTLLALTGTAQGREGQAAAELIALVGQAEVKSATDAFRPIQVKDQLYERDTIRTLERSKAKLWFKDESVVILGEKTTLEISRYQYDEAARKRQSLLKTISGNIRFIVHKFFGATQPDFNIETEILALAVRGTDGILESAQQDKVYLLEAGAPLGLRNKSTGQAIDLSPMHYALGEKFKPFQINVITPEMYQRLIQEYRLSYDFKPKNLVEPQPPQQPEPVGETGETRILLPGVTQQPLPTIHLPRGAQPSPSYPSGK; from the coding sequence ATGCAGTTTCAAAAGGCCAAGTCTATAAGTATTGTATCTGTAATTTTGCTGACATTGTTGGCTCTGACGGGTACCGCCCAGGGGCGGGAGGGCCAAGCGGCAGCCGAACTCATTGCGCTTGTCGGCCAGGCTGAGGTTAAGTCTGCTACTGACGCCTTTCGACCCATCCAGGTTAAAGATCAACTTTACGAACGCGACACTATCCGCACCCTGGAACGATCCAAGGCCAAATTATGGTTTAAAGACGAAAGTGTGGTCATTTTAGGCGAGAAGACAACCTTGGAAATCAGCCGTTATCAGTATGATGAAGCCGCCCGAAAACGCCAGAGCTTGTTAAAAACCATCAGTGGCAATATCAGATTCATTGTCCACAAATTCTTTGGCGCTACTCAACCGGATTTCAACATTGAGACCGAAATTCTAGCCCTGGCCGTCAGGGGTACCGATGGCATTCTGGAATCAGCCCAACAAGACAAGGTCTATCTATTGGAGGCCGGCGCCCCCCTCGGCTTGCGGAATAAATCTACCGGCCAGGCCATTGACCTATCGCCCATGCACTACGCTTTAGGGGAAAAATTCAAACCTTTTCAGATCAACGTCATAACCCCGGAGATGTATCAACGCCTGATCCAGGAATATCGGCTCAGTTATGACTTCAAGCCAAAAAACCTGGTAGAGCCGCAACCTCCCCAGCAACCGGAACCCGTTGGCGAAACCGGCGAAACTCGCATCCTGCTCCCTGGGGTAACCCAGCAGCCTCTGCCGACCATACATCTTCCTCGCGGAGCGCAGCCCTCACCATCGTATCCGTCCGGCAAATGA
- a CDS encoding PPC domain-containing DNA-binding protein, with protein sequence MRVQEGRPGRLFLLTFQHGEDLIQEICQFAVRENIRAAWIQFLGALKQGRLVTGPEKPQLPPKPVWREFSQAWEVVGIGNLFWEDNAPKVHVHVALGKGDATIMGCLRLENEIYLVAEALLVELTGLNLCRRLDPDLGVSMLNSIDLKA encoded by the coding sequence ATGCGAGTCCAAGAAGGCAGGCCGGGTCGACTATTTCTGTTAACCTTTCAGCATGGGGAAGACCTCATCCAGGAGATCTGCCAATTTGCCGTTCGAGAAAATATCCGGGCCGCCTGGATCCAATTTTTAGGTGCCTTGAAACAAGGGCGGCTGGTCACCGGACCGGAGAAGCCGCAACTGCCGCCAAAACCGGTATGGCGAGAGTTTTCTCAGGCCTGGGAGGTTGTTGGTATCGGCAATCTTTTCTGGGAGGATAATGCCCCCAAAGTACACGTGCATGTCGCCTTGGGTAAAGGGGATGCAACCATAATGGGTTGCCTGCGTTTAGAAAATGAAATCTATCTGGTGGCCGAGGCTCTGCTCGTAGAGTTGACCGGTCTGAACCTGTGCCGCCGCCTGGACCCGGACCTGGGGGTGTCGATGCTTAACTCTATCGATCTAAAGGCTTAG
- a CDS encoding deoxyribonuclease IV: MHFSIAGGLAKSLDRAGALDCQGLQIFLQNPRGWRWRPIPESEIQEFCDRRRQRKIELVVVHLSYLPNLAAADGQLYERSWNRLRQELSLAKSLQIDYLVCHPGHAASNDASLSRIAQGLNQTVVVSPPPPLILLENTSGQKNELGASINELYQIMSRAVVPVGLCLDTAHAFAAGYNLRLAAGRKKLLDEIAAGCGLASLKVIHLNDSLVSCGSHRDRHWHLGRGAIGLRALREFLRSCPPGVEGVILETPKKQSDDDSRNLTAAKKILNQLAKE; this comes from the coding sequence ATGCATTTTTCCATTGCTGGCGGTTTGGCCAAATCTTTAGACCGGGCAGGGGCCTTAGACTGCCAAGGGTTGCAGATCTTTCTGCAGAACCCTCGGGGTTGGCGTTGGCGCCCAATTCCAGAGAGCGAGATTCAGGAATTTTGCGACCGACGCCGTCAGCGAAAGATTGAACTGGTGGTAGTCCACCTGTCTTACCTTCCCAATCTGGCGGCGGCTGATGGGCAGCTTTACGAACGCTCCTGGAACCGTCTGCGGCAAGAACTGTCTCTAGCAAAATCTTTACAGATTGATTATCTCGTCTGTCATCCAGGCCATGCAGCTAGTAATGACGCCAGTCTCAGTCGGATAGCGCAGGGGCTGAATCAGACTGTAGTGGTATCACCGCCTCCACCATTAATATTGTTAGAGAACACTTCTGGCCAGAAAAATGAGTTGGGGGCCAGCATAAATGAATTATATCAGATTATGTCTCGCGCCGTGGTTCCGGTTGGTTTGTGTTTGGACACGGCCCATGCCTTTGCCGCCGGTTATAATCTCCGGCTCGCCGCCGGTAGGAAAAAGCTTTTGGACGAGATTGCCGCCGGTTGCGGTCTGGCCAGCTTAAAGGTTATACATCTCAATGACTCCCTGGTCTCTTGCGGTTCCCATCGCGATCGGCATTGGCATTTAGGCAGAGGGGCCATCGGACTGCGGGCCCTGCGGGAATTTTTGCGAAGTTGTCCTCCCGGCGTGGAGGGGGTGATATTAGAGACCCCCAAAAAACAGTCGGATGATGACAGCCGCAATCTTACGGCTGCCAAAAAAATCCTAAACCAATTGGCCAAGGAATAA
- the lptG gene encoding LPS export ABC transporter permease LptG produces MKNPVLTNVSDYFQPRLLMLYVAREFCRNFFLTLAAFVGIYLIIDFFEKIDRLHRAQLGFVGILEYFGAKLPLATGQVLPASVLLAVIITFGILARHNETTAIKCAGLNITILLRPILLLASVLVLFLLSLNLFLTPWLTQRVNIIWETKVDKKPARELIDLKWLWYKGDRAIFHISEFRKDTKSMENVKIYVFDQQFHLTQFIAAQRAQWTGQNWRFSDGMIQTFLPQGEIVSEAFVERTMILTERPEDFVNLERRVTELNGYDLYRYIRRLERDGYDSRPYWVELHSRIAFALTPIIVTLIGGGLIFWREKGNISLGIVSGIALVFIYWLLSTFFLSLGQVRFMPVLLAAWLANIIFGLGGFLALSKASR; encoded by the coding sequence ATGAAAAATCCTGTCCTAACCAACGTCTCCGATTATTTTCAGCCCCGTCTGCTAATGCTGTATGTCGCCCGGGAATTCTGTCGCAATTTCTTCCTCACTTTAGCAGCGTTTGTCGGAATCTATCTCATTATTGATTTTTTCGAGAAGATTGACCGGCTGCATCGAGCCCAACTCGGCTTCGTCGGAATCCTGGAGTATTTCGGCGCCAAACTGCCCCTGGCTACCGGCCAGGTATTGCCGGCTTCCGTACTCCTGGCCGTAATTATAACGTTCGGCATTCTCGCCCGCCACAATGAGACCACGGCTATCAAATGTGCCGGTCTTAATATTACTATCCTGCTGCGGCCGATCCTGTTGCTGGCATCGGTTTTGGTGCTCTTTCTTCTGAGTCTAAACCTTTTTCTCACCCCTTGGCTAACTCAACGGGTCAATATTATATGGGAAACCAAGGTAGATAAGAAACCGGCGAGGGAATTAATCGATTTAAAATGGCTCTGGTATAAAGGTGATCGTGCTATCTTCCATATTTCGGAGTTCCGTAAGGATACAAAATCAATGGAAAACGTCAAGATCTATGTTTTCGACCAACAATTCCACCTCACCCAGTTTATTGCTGCCCAAAGAGCCCAGTGGACTGGACAGAATTGGCGTTTTTCGGATGGCATGATCCAAACCTTTCTTCCCCAGGGTGAGATAGTGAGCGAGGCCTTTGTTGAACGCACTATGATCCTGACCGAACGGCCCGAAGATTTTGTCAATCTTGAACGGCGGGTTACCGAACTTAACGGCTATGATCTCTACCGCTATATCCGGCGTCTGGAACGGGATGGCTATGATTCACGACCTTATTGGGTGGAGCTGCATAGTCGTATTGCCTTTGCCTTAACCCCCATAATCGTCACCTTGATAGGGGGCGGCCTCATTTTTTGGCGGGAGAAGGGCAATATTTCCCTGGGCATTGTCTCGGGCATCGCCTTGGTATTTATTTACTGGCTCCTGTCCACTTTCTTCCTTTCTTTAGGTCAGGTGCGGTTTATGCCGGTACTCCTGGCAGCCTGGCTGGCAAACATCATCTTTGGCCTGGGGGGCTTCCTGGCGCTTTCCAAAGCTTCGCGCTAA
- a CDS encoding HU family DNA-binding protein has product MTKGELISQIAVAGQVKKADVERTLNAFIKTMVDILQQQGRISLAGFGTFTVTERREREGRNPQTGEPIKIAATKVVKFKPGKSLKDTIK; this is encoded by the coding sequence ATGACCAAGGGAGAGTTAATTTCTCAAATAGCTGTTGCAGGACAGGTAAAAAAGGCTGATGTGGAAAGAACATTGAATGCCTTTATCAAAACAATGGTCGATATATTACAGCAGCAAGGTCGTATTTCACTGGCCGGTTTTGGCACCTTTACAGTCACTGAACGTAGAGAAAGGGAAGGTAGAAACCCTCAAACCGGTGAGCCCATCAAAATAGCGGCTACTAAAGTGGTTAAATTTAAACCTGGAAAATCTCTGAAAGACACTATTAAATAA
- a CDS encoding efflux transporter outer membrane subunit, whose protein sequence is MPVRRISGELCLVCALIAILAAGCTKVGPDYLTPPVQVTDNWLETDGRKITPVNEEHREWWRVFNDKALDRLIQQAYQDNLTLQQAGVRVLQAKAQLGIAIGELYPQTQQAVGSLEKNRLSAKGSTQGATALNYTTSKLGAEATWELDFWGKLRRTIESADANLQATVAGYDSVLVSLTAEVANTYIVLRTFEKRLDIARNNVQVQNESLEIARYRFEGGVTSMRDVEQALTVLGSTEATIPRLEALVRQAKNALSVLLGRPPMQLPELLPGYGTVPVPPPTVAVGIPADLLRRRPDLREAEWQAAAQCARIGVAKADLFPAFYLRGSFGFTAADVGNIALADMFQWRSREGFGGPSFRWNILNYGRITNLVRVQDARFQELLLAYQNLVLKAQQEVEDNLIAFLKTEDQAKFLGESTAAAERSLKLAMIQYREGMTDFTTVLTAQQNLLSQQDNLAIALGDIARSLVGIYRALGGGWQIREGQELVAAETQAAMARRTNWGRLLNTGGSDASGPGKPQKLVRPPQW, encoded by the coding sequence ATGCCTGTCCGCCGCATATCTGGTGAGCTCTGTCTGGTTTGTGCATTGATTGCCATCCTGGCTGCCGGTTGCACCAAAGTCGGACCGGATTATCTGACGCCTCCCGTTCAGGTAACCGATAATTGGCTAGAGACCGATGGCCGAAAAATTACTCCGGTCAACGAAGAACACCGGGAATGGTGGCGCGTCTTTAACGATAAAGCACTGGATCGCCTCATTCAACAGGCCTATCAGGATAATCTGACCTTACAGCAGGCCGGCGTGCGGGTTCTTCAGGCAAAGGCTCAATTGGGGATAGCTATCGGCGAACTCTACCCCCAGACCCAGCAGGCTGTCGGCTCTCTTGAAAAAAACCGCCTGAGCGCCAAAGGTTCCACACAGGGAGCTACGGCTCTCAACTACACCACTTCTAAGTTGGGGGCAGAGGCTACCTGGGAGCTGGATTTTTGGGGCAAATTGCGTCGAACGATAGAGTCGGCCGACGCCAACCTGCAGGCGACGGTAGCAGGCTATGACAGTGTCCTGGTAAGCCTGACGGCGGAGGTGGCTAATACCTATATTGTTCTGCGAACGTTTGAAAAACGCCTGGACATTGCCCGGAATAACGTCCAGGTCCAAAATGAAAGTTTAGAGATCGCCCGGTACCGCTTCGAAGGCGGTGTCACCTCGATGCGGGACGTGGAACAGGCACTGACCGTTCTGGGCAGCACTGAGGCCACCATACCCCGTTTGGAAGCACTTGTCCGCCAGGCCAAGAATGCCCTGAGCGTCCTCTTAGGTCGGCCGCCTATGCAGCTACCGGAGTTGCTTCCGGGATATGGAACCGTTCCGGTGCCACCCCCCACCGTAGCAGTAGGAATACCCGCTGATCTGTTGCGCCGCCGGCCTGATCTCCGTGAAGCGGAATGGCAGGCTGCTGCTCAATGCGCCCGCATCGGGGTTGCCAAAGCCGATCTCTTTCCCGCCTTTTATCTGCGTGGTAGTTTCGGGTTCACCGCAGCGGACGTAGGCAATATCGCCCTGGCGGATATGTTCCAATGGCGCAGCCGCGAAGGGTTTGGCGGGCCCTCATTCCGGTGGAATATTTTGAACTATGGCCGCATCACCAATCTGGTGCGGGTCCAGGACGCCCGTTTTCAGGAACTCCTGCTGGCCTATCAGAACCTGGTTTTAAAAGCCCAACAGGAGGTTGAAGACAACCTCATTGCCTTTTTGAAAACCGAAGACCAGGCAAAATTTTTAGGGGAAAGCACTGCCGCGGCGGAACGCTCCCTCAAATTGGCTATGATTCAATACCGTGAGGGCATGACCGATTTTACCACAGTGCTGACGGCTCAGCAGAATCTCTTGAGCCAACAGGATAATCTGGCCATTGCTTTGGGTGACATCGCCCGCAGTCTGGTGGGAATATATCGGGCTCTGGGCGGCGGCTGGCAGATTCGGGAAGGACAGGAACTGGTGGCGGCCGAAACCCAGGCGGCCATGGCCCGGCGGACCAATTGGGGCAGGCTTCTCAATACGGGGGGGTCCGATGCCTCAGGACCAGGCAAACCCCAAAAGCTTGTACGGCCGCCGCAATGGTAG